The proteins below are encoded in one region of Plutella xylostella chromosome 13, ilPluXylo3.1, whole genome shotgun sequence:
- the LOC105392519 gene encoding uroporphyrinogen decarboxylase yields MELTNKNFPALKNDRLLRAALGKEVDKVPVWVMRQAGRYLPEFQAVRAKHDFFTVCRTPELACEVTLQPLRRYPHLDASIIFSDILVIPQALGMTVEMHPGLGPVFPNPLKDPSEIDNLQEENAVSRLDYVGKAITLTRHKIEGKVPLIGFTGAPFTLMGYMIEGGGSKTMAKTKEWLEKYSNEVHKLLAMLSRVIVDYLVMQVESGAQLLQVFESSADHLPRELFKEFSAPYLKTIRSEVKRKLEAKQLEQVPMTVFAKGGGHSLDVQAGLGYETLGLDWTVDPIEARKIVGDNITLQGNLDPQDLYKKPEEIRSMTIDMVRKFGKHRYIANLGHGITPQTPLESMTAFTEAVHEAV; encoded by the exons ATGGAATTGACCAACAAA AATTTTCCTGCGTTGAAAAACGATAGACTGTTGAGAGCAGCGCTTGGGAAGGAAGTGGATAAAGTTCCCGTTTGGGTGATGCGTCAGGCCGGGCGCTACTTGCCCGAGTTCCAGGCGGTCCGGGCCAAGCACGACTTCTTCACCGTCTGCCGGACGCCGGAGCTGGCGTGTGAGGTCACGCTGCAGCCCTTGAGAAGATACCCACACCTTGATGCCTCTATCATATTCAGTGATATCCTTGTTATACCTCAAGCTCTGGGGATGACCGTTGAAATGCACCCGGGATTG GGACCAGTGTTTCCAAATCCATTGAAAGATCCATCAGAAATCGACAATTTACAAGAAGAAAATGCTGTGTCCAGGCTGGACTACGTGGGGAAGGCTATCACATTGACCAGACACAAGATTGAAGGGAAAGTACCACTGATTGGTTTCACTGGAGCAcct ttcacaTTAATGGGGTATATGATTGAAGGGGGTGGCAGTAAAACAATGGCAAAAACAAAGGAATGGCTTGAAAAGTACTCAAATGAAGTTCACAAACTACTGGCTATGCTAAGTAGAGTTATTGTTGACTACTTAGTTATGCAG GTAGAAAGTGGTGCTCAACTATTACAAGTGTTTGAATCTAGTGCAGATCATTTACCAAGAGAGTTGTTCAAAGAGTTTTCAGCTCCATACTTGAAGACAATCAGATCTGAAGTGAAGAGGAAACTGGAGGCAAAGCAATTGGAGCAAGTTCCTATG ACAGTGTTTGCCAAGGGTGGTGGACATTCCCTAGACGTGCAGGCAGGACTAGGCTATGAGACACTAGGACTGGACTGGACTGTAGATCCCATTGAAGCCAGGAAAATTGTTGGAGATAACATAACTCTACAGGGAAATCTTGACCCCCAggatttatataaaaaacct GAGGAGATCCGTTCGATGACAATAGACATGGTACGTAAGTTCGGCAAACACAGGTACATCGCGAACCTCGGCCACGGCATCACTCCGCAGACCCCGCTCGAGAGCATGACGGCATTCACCGAGGCGGTACATGAGGCTGTGTGA